A stretch of the Vigna radiata var. radiata cultivar VC1973A chromosome 7, Vradiata_ver6, whole genome shotgun sequence genome encodes the following:
- the LOC106766466 gene encoding uncharacterized protein LOC106766466 produces MVNRRLPFRGENIFIETGMLEMLERGILMSLQTLNHPPFLTGDAFRKRTQTRCRAKSNLSTGLQLSSEENGKYAEPGSSLMRCESSGSLISQPNTVGVIGGVSVLSTLIFLEKLACWGSRNGRECPPFVVSSDSVLSKVLSFRGPLSSARSRIDRIKLNQDLVIENLRCKRNFLQQSGAQGLAMPCHLSHAWHSEISEDSSLPFLHVGDCVAMELKNAKLKPMHAAYTVRIGLLTTDSAFVASYYQEKLQSQGFEVVLLDKATEEHVLVPAMEALYRKDIEGARNLLRIAIHVLLVRAVNLVLLASDDLLGVLPHNDPLLRKCIDPMDALARSIIHWAETTANVHKKL; encoded by the exons ATGGTAAATAGACGCTTGCCATTTAGaggagaaaatattttcatagaAACTGGGATGCTAGAGATGCTAGAGAGGGGCATATTGATGTCTCTGCAGACACTAAATCACCCTCCATTTCTTACTGGTGATGCCTTTAGAAAGAGGACTCAGACTCGGTGCAGAGCGAAATCAAATTTAAGCACAGGTTTGCAGTTATCTTCTGAAGAGAATGGAAAATATGCAGAGCCAGGTAGTTCCCTTATGAGATGTGAAAGCTCTGGTTCTCTGATAAGCCAACCAAACACTGTTGGTGTTATAGGAGGAGTGTCAGTTCTATCAACTCTGATTTTCTTGGAGAAGCTTGCTTGTTGGGGTTCAAGAAATGGTAGGGAATGCCCACCTTTCGTTGTTTCCAGTGATTCTGTGCTAAGCAAAGTGCTTTCGTTTCGTGGTCCCCTCTCTTCTGCAAGAAGCAGAATCGATCGTATCAAATTGAATCAGGACCTTGTGATTGAGAATTTGAGATGCAAAAGgaattttcttcagcagtctgGAGCTCAGGGATTGGCCATGCCTTGCCATCTCTCACATGCGTGGCACAGTGAAATTTCTGAGGATAGTTCCCTACCCTTTCTTCATGTTGGTGATTGTGTGGCCATGGAACTCAAAAACGCCAAGTTGAAACCAATGCATGCTGCTTATACTGTGAGGATTGGATTGCTGACTACGGATTCCGCTTTTGTAGCTAGTTATTACCAGGAGAAGCTTCAAAGTCAG GGATTTGAAGTAGTGTTGCTAGATAAGGCTACCGAGGAGCATGTATTGGTTCCTGCAATGGAGGCATTGTACAGAAAGGACATCGAAGGGGCTAGAAATTTATTGAGAATTGCAATCCATGTTCTTTTGGTTAGGGCAGTGAACCTGGTGCTTCTGGCATCTGATGATTTGCTGGGGGTTCTCCCTCACAATGATCCTCTTCTCAGGAAATGTATAGACCCCATGGATGCTTTGGCAAGGTCAATTATACATTGGGCAGAAACAACGGCAAACGTGCACAAGAAATTATAG
- the LOC106766879 gene encoding NADH-cytochrome b5 reductase-like protein has protein sequence MAALLRRFARATPIPFAAQSNPSHSNLRLPFAAIAAISGGVSFLYYYSSPSLVHSQQTEQEESRNTALNPDKWIEFKLQDTARVSHNTQLFRFSFDPTQKLGLDIASCILTRAPLGQDAEGKPKFVVRPYTPISDPESKGYFDLLIKVYPEGKMSQHFASLKPGDVVEVKGPIEKLRYTPNMKKQIGMIAGGSGITPMLQVIEAILKNPDDKTQVSLLYANVSPDDILLKQKLDILATSHPNLKIFYTVDNPTKNWRGGAGYISKDMVVKGLPAPSDDTLILVCGPPGMMKQISGEKAKDWTQGEVSGILKEAGYTEQMVYKF, from the exons ATGGCTGCTCTCTTGAGAAGGTTTGCGAGAGCTACTCCGATACCGTTCGCTGCCCAATCCAACCCCTCTCACTCCAATCTCCGCCTTCCCTTCGCTGCTATCGCCGCCATTTCCGGCGGAGTCTCCTTCCTTTACTACTATTCCTCTCCCAGCCTC GTTCATTCGCAACAAACAGAACAAGAGGAAAGTAGAAATACCG cgCTCAACCCGGACAAATGGATCGAGTTTAAGTTGCAGGACACTGCCAGGGTTAGTCACAATACTCAGCTATTCAG GTTTTCGTTTGATCCCACTCAGAAATTGGGTCTGGATATTGCTTCTTGCATCCTTACAAG GGCTCCATTGGGACAAGATGCTGAAGGAAAACCAAAATTTGTTGTACGCCC GTATACTCCTATTTCAGATCCAGAATCCAAAGGATATTTTGACTTGCTAATCAAG GTGTATCCTGAAGGGAAGATGAGCCAGCATTTTGCAAGCTTAAAACCAGGTGATGTTGTTGAAGTGAAAGG GCCCATTGAAAAACTCAGATATACTCCTAATATGAAGAAACAGATTGGCATG ATTGCTGGAGGCTCAGGAATTACTCCGATGCTTCAGGTAATTGAAGCTATTTTGAAGAATCCTGACGACAAAACTCAG GTATCATTACTTTATGCTAATGTCTCCCCAGATGACATTCTGCTTAAACAAAAGCTTGACATTCTAGCAACAAGCCACCCAAACTTAAAG ATATTCTACACTGTTGATAATCCAACAAAAAATTGGAGAGGAGGTGCAGGTTACATATCAAAGGATATGGTTGTGAAAGGCTTACCTGCTCCTAGTGATGATACTCTTATACTG GTATGTGGACCTCCTGGGATGATGAAACAAATATCTGGAGAGAAGGCCAAGGACTGGACACAAGGAGAg GTTTCTGGCATCCTGAAAGAGGCTGGATACACTGAACAAATGGTTTACAAATTCTGA
- the LOC106766964 gene encoding zinc finger CCCH domain-containing protein 32 has translation MDEDSLKRNTDCVYFLASPLTCKKGAECEYRHNEIARLNPRDCWYWVSGQCLNPTCAFRHPPLDGHTGVPAPSEPAQISLPANKTMVPCYFFFNGFCNKGDKCFFLHGSDDSIFTVKPVKNDNGSTDARNLENKTSSGNGTAVASVPTHQSLTAPKHLSDFKRQPKEQLPLSKNVKQQGDSLVISASEYKEAAVSRSDSPFPDDGFVHNVSHLRTERSSEEQVNSQIEPEERWESSPHSPGFDVLVHNELENLGYEEDSEYLPVLDRNEQELNEQYLGYEFKDPVEYDTMCPEADILYPQETYDGYRCFDSDLAHGNGRTVRTYSRDIFLDSIFSRKRIRMSAEVAAYDNNLDLRDHLRRRRENNEPPIAGFLRRQESSSLMIRNQERHQRPGIDQRPSRRLTSQLGYSAIDSIGEVETLSIANKHRLFRRSQQHKPRKHYREKPAKRPFLSSKISRKPVFKQRGFVEESTAFSGPKTLAEIREEKKKAEEGLHWKRPSTDFQDPKPLSEILKDKRTMD, from the exons ATGGACGAAGATTCGCTCAAACGCAACACTGATTGCGTTTATTTTTTGGCCTCTCCCCTCACTTGCAAAAAG GGGGCTGAATGTGAGTATCGGCACAATGAGATTGCGAGGCTTAACCCTAGGGATTGCTGGTACTGGGTATCTGGCCAATGCCTGAATCCAACGTGTGCTTTTAGACACCCG CCTCTGGATGGGCACACTGGAGTGCCAGCCCCATCTGAACCTGCACAGATTTCATTGCCTGCAAACAAGACAATGGTTCCgtgttattttttcttcaatggaTTTTGCAACAAAGGTGACAAATGCTTCTTTTTGCATGGGTCTGATGATAGCATTTTTACTGTAAAACCTGTGAAGAATGATAACGGAAGCACCGATGCACGCaatctagaaaataaaacatcatcAGGAAATGGAACTGCTGTAGCGTCAGTACCAACTCACCAATCTTTAACTGCTCCAAAGCATTTGTCTGATTTTAAGCGTCAGCCCAAGGAACAGTTACCGTTATCCAAAAATGTTAAGCAGCAAGGCGATTCCCTAGTGATATCTGCTTCTGAATACAAAGAAGCTGCAGTGAGTAGGTCAGACTCTCCGTTTCCAGATGATGGCTTTGTACATAATGTATCTCATTTACGCACTGAGCGGAGTTCGGAGGAGCAAGTAAATAGTCAAATTGAGCCTGAGGAGAGGTGGGAATCATCCCCTCATTCCCCTGGATTTGACGTTCTTGTTCACAATGAATTGGAGAACTTGGGTTACGAGGAAGATTCTGAATATTTACCAGTGCTTGATAGGAATGAGCAAGAGCTGAATGAACAGTACTTGGGGTATGAATTTAAGGATCCAGTTGAGTATGATACTATGTGCCCGGAAGCTGATATTCTGTATCCACAAGAAACATATGATGGTTACAGATGTTTTGATAGTGACCTTGCTCACGGTAATGGCAGAACAGTTCGTACTTATTCCAGAGATATATTCTTAGATTCTATATTCTCCAGGAAAAGGATTCGGATGTCAGCTGAGGTGGCTGCCTATGACAATAATTTAGATCTGCGTGACCATCTGAGGAGACGTAGAGAAAATAACGAGCCTCCCATTGCAGGTTTCTTAAGAAGACAAGAATCGTCTTCTTTGATGATTCGAAACCAGGAAAGGCACCAGAGGCCTGGCATTGACCAGCGGCCAAGTAGAAGATTGACATCACAACTAGGATATAGTGCTATAGATTCGATTGGAGAGGTTGAAACTCTTTCAATCGCTAACAAGCACAGGTTATTCAGGCGTTCCCAGCAACACAAACCAAGGAAGCATTATAGAGAAAAGCCAGCGAAACGACCATTTCTGTCATCTAAAATATCCAGGAAACCAGTTTTTAAACAAAGGGGATTTGTTGAGGAATCTACTGCATTTTCAGGACCTAAGACTCTTGCAGAAAttagagaagagaagaagaaggctGAAGAAGGTTTACATTGGAAACGCCCATCAACTGATTTCCAGGATCCCAAACCTCTGAGTGAAATTCTGAAGGACAAAAGGACTATGGATTAG